In Actinomycetota bacterium, a single window of DNA contains:
- a CDS encoding gamma-glutamyl-gamma-aminobutyrate hydrolase family protein (Members of this family of hydrolases with an active site Cys residue belong to MEROPS family C26.) codes for MTAPLIAIPTYHLGPGRVGNWEGAYALPEPYVAALAAAGAQVALLPPSAPADPEALLAAFDGLLLAGGGDIEPARYGAADHPAQYGTDPDRDELELELARAAVRLGTPTLGICRGVQLLNVAFGGTLVQHLPDGDGLVEHRNEAKQAMHGLRVEPGSRLAEALGQVEAEGLSHHHQSLDRLGDGFRPVAWAPDGLVEGIERDQGWTVGVLWHPESTAQADPVQHRLLRSFVEVASRRGQAFWRRRAEPVGFGGPGTTAG; via the coding sequence GTGACCGCCCCGCTGATCGCGATCCCGACCTACCATCTCGGCCCCGGCCGGGTGGGGAACTGGGAGGGCGCCTACGCCCTGCCCGAGCCGTACGTGGCCGCCCTGGCCGCGGCCGGGGCCCAGGTCGCGCTGCTGCCGCCGTCGGCGCCGGCCGACCCCGAGGCGCTGCTGGCCGCCTTCGACGGGCTGCTGCTGGCCGGCGGCGGCGACATCGAGCCGGCCCGCTACGGTGCCGCCGACCATCCGGCCCAGTACGGGACCGACCCCGACCGTGACGAGCTGGAGCTGGAGCTGGCCCGGGCGGCGGTCCGGCTGGGCACCCCGACCCTTGGCATCTGCCGCGGGGTCCAGCTGCTCAACGTGGCCTTCGGCGGCACCCTGGTCCAGCACCTGCCGGACGGCGACGGCCTGGTCGAGCACCGCAACGAGGCCAAGCAGGCGATGCACGGCCTCCGGGTCGAGCCCGGCAGCCGCCTGGCCGAGGCGCTCGGCCAGGTCGAGGCCGAGGGCCTGTCCCACCATCACCAGAGCCTGGACCGCCTCGGCGACGGGTTCCGGCCGGTCGCCTGGGCGCCGGACGGGCTGGTCGAGGGGATCGAGCGCGACCAGGGCTGGACCGTCGGCGTGCTCTGGCATCCCGAGAGCACGGCACAGGCCGACCCGGTCCAGCACCGGCTGCTGCGGTCCTTCGTGGAGGTGGCGTCCCGGCGTGGACAGGCGTTTTGGCGCCGACGCGCCGAGCCGGTAGGGTTCGGCGGTCCCGGGACCACCGCAGGGTGA
- a CDS encoding YihY/virulence factor BrkB family protein produces the protein MTERDNGQAAGRDAERPGEIPPRGWLAILKRVKAEVKEDNVTLLAAGVAFYAMLAIFPAIIAVVTVYGMVADPAQVESQVDEFAKGLPAGAGELITEQLNNVVNAGRQALSIGLAISLLAVLWSASGGVQGLVKSLNLVYDERETRGFVKLRGLSLLLTLGAIVVVVVALALIAVFPGVIDDLGLGQAGELAASISRWVVLALVVLTALAVLYRYAPDRANPRWRWVSWGAVVALVVWLLGSVGFSWYVDNFGKYNQTYGALASVIVLLLWLFLSSFAVLLGAEFDAEIERQTARDTTTGPDRPLGERDAEVADTVGESPRSR, from the coding sequence CCTCAAGCGGGTCAAGGCCGAGGTGAAAGAGGACAACGTCACCCTGCTGGCCGCCGGCGTCGCCTTCTACGCGATGCTGGCCATCTTCCCGGCGATCATCGCCGTGGTCACCGTCTACGGCATGGTCGCCGACCCGGCCCAGGTCGAGTCCCAGGTGGACGAGTTCGCCAAGGGCCTGCCGGCGGGCGCCGGCGAGCTGATCACCGAGCAGCTCAACAACGTGGTCAACGCCGGCCGGCAGGCCCTCTCGATCGGCCTGGCGATCAGCCTCCTGGCCGTCCTCTGGAGCGCCTCCGGCGGAGTCCAGGGGCTGGTCAAGAGCCTCAACCTGGTCTACGACGAGCGCGAGACGCGCGGGTTCGTCAAGCTGCGCGGCCTGTCGCTGCTGCTCACCCTGGGGGCGATCGTGGTCGTGGTGGTCGCCTTGGCCCTGATCGCGGTCTTCCCCGGCGTGATCGACGATCTCGGGCTTGGGCAGGCCGGCGAGCTGGCCGCGTCGATCTCCCGCTGGGTGGTGCTGGCCCTGGTCGTCCTGACCGCCCTGGCGGTGCTGTACCGCTACGCCCCCGACCGGGCCAACCCGCGCTGGCGCTGGGTCAGCTGGGGGGCGGTGGTCGCCTTGGTGGTCTGGCTGCTAGGCTCCGTCGGGTTCAGTTGGTACGTCGACAACTTCGGCAAGTACAACCAGACCTACGGCGCCCTGGCCTCGGTGATCGTCTTGCTCCTCTGGCTGTTCCTCTCCTCCTTCGCGGTGCTCCTCGGCGCCGAGTTCGACGCCGAGATCGAGCGCCAGACGGCCAGGGACACCACCACGGGCCCGGACCGGCCGCTGGGCGAACGCGACGCCGAGGTCGCCGACACCGTCGGTGAGAGCCCCCGGAGCCGGTGA